In one Lycium barbarum isolate Lr01 chromosome 7, ASM1917538v2, whole genome shotgun sequence genomic region, the following are encoded:
- the LOC132602571 gene encoding protein SMALL AUXIN UP-REGULATED RNA 12-like produces MSASSKIRHIVRLRQMLQRWRKKAATTSRLRVPTDVPSGHIAVMVGPNYKRFVVRATYLNHPMFKKLLSQAEEVYGFTNNGPLAIPCDEYLFEELLHHLARFDSSNNNTSLFVHFEDFQRYCHMDVRNNLDFWGDSRPLLHNKSVW; encoded by the coding sequence atgtcagcCAGCAGCAAGATCCGCCACATTGTGAGGCTCCGCCAAATGCTACAACGCTGGAGGAAGAAGGCCGCCACAACGTCCCGTCTCCGCGTCCCGACCGACGTGCCATCGGGTCACATAGCGGTTATGGTGGGCCCCAATTACAAGAGATTTGTAGTCCGTGCAACCTATTTGAACCATCCAATGTTCAAAAAATTGTTGTCACAAGCAGAAGAAGTGTATGGTTTTACTAACAATGGGCCTTTGGCTATTCCTTGTGACGAGTATTTGTTTGAAGAGTTACTTCATCACTTGGCTCGATTCGACTCCTCTAACAACAATACGTCACTTTTCGTGCACTTTGAAGATTTTCAGAGATATTGTCACATGGATGTTCGAAATAACCTTGATTTCTGGGGCGATTCTAGACCCCTTTTGCATAATAAGTCTGTCTGGTAA